One window of the Nicotiana tabacum cultivar K326 chromosome 4, ASM71507v2, whole genome shotgun sequence genome contains the following:
- the LOC107818630 gene encoding stromal processing peptidase, chloroplastic isoform X1 — translation MQATSVIFNSKPILAPIHVYNDSKSSLVVTSQSNCVQRKRSIKLRSHRHSQSRAYLIRNKLQSVQGRCLHQNVEQLHRANILHRRQPVSCFLYPQRRQIGINKLKNGVFLDKSTFQLSKQPRGDVSVKELQVPRATVGPDEPHAASTAWPDGVLEKQGFDMLDPEVERAEFEQFLSSELPSHPKLYRGQLKNGLRYLILPNKVPPNRFEAHMEVHVGSIDEEDDEQGIAHMIEHVAFLGSKKREKLLGTGARSNAYTDFHHTVFHIHSPTSTKGSEGDCLPVVLDALNEIAFHPKFLASRVEKERRAILSELQMMNTIEYRVDCQLLQHLHSENKLSKRFPIGLEEQIKKWDADKIRKFHERWYFPANATLYIVGDIDNISQTIYHIEDVFGQTEMDNESNSAPSPNAFGAMASFLVPKLTVGLSSNSTHDRSSVSLDQSKALRKERHAVRPPVQHNWSLPGHNNDTKTPQIFQHELLQNFSMNMFCKIPVNKVRTYGGLRNVLMKRIFLSALHFRINTRYKSSNPPFTSVELDHSDSGREGCTVTTLTVTAEPKNWQNAVKVAVQEVRRLKEFGVTKGELARYTDALLKDSEQLAAMIDNVSSVDNLDFVMESDALGHTVMDQRQGHESLLAVAGTITLEEVNATGAEVLEYISDFGKPSAPLPAAIVACVPSKVHVEGGGEAEFRISPEEITTAIISGLKESIEPEPELEVPTELITSKQLEELRLKRCPSFVPVATNSDITKSYDNETGIVQRRLSNGIPINYKITKNEANCGVMRLIVGGGRAAESSREKGSVIVGVRTLSEGGRVGNFSREQVELFCVNHLINCSLESTEEFICMEFRFTLRDNAMRGAFQLLHMVLEHSVWLDDAFDRAKQLYLSYYRSIPKSLERSTAHKLMLAMLNGDERFVEPTPHSLQSLTLESVRAAVMDQFVSDNMEVSIVGDFSEDDIESCILDYLGTVKPTKGFEKAQQYSPILFSTSPFGLQHQQVFLKDTDERACAYIAGPAPNRWGFTFEGKDLFESVGDLSANDHELEQSDMHLQVRLRNHPLFYAIAMGLLAEIINSRLFTTVRDSLGLTYDVSFELNLFDRLKLGWYVISVTSTPGKVHKAVDACKNVLRGLHSNRIVPRELDRARRTLLMRHEAEIKSNAYWLGLLSHLQAPSVPRKDISCIKDLTLLYETATIEDIYVAYEQLKIDENSLYSCIGIAGAQAGEDVSASLEVEETDEGLQGIVPMGRGSSTVTRPTT, via the exons ATGCAAGCAACTTCTGTTATATTCAATAGCAAGCCTATTCTAGCTCCAATTCATGTATACAACGACTCTAAATCGTCTTTGGTGGTAACATCTCAATCCAATTGTGTTCAGCGGAAGAGGAGTATTAAATTGCGTTCTCATAGGCATTCTCAAAGTCGGGCTTATCTCATCCGCAATAAG TTGCAGAGTGTGCAGGGAAGATGTCTTCATCAGAATGTGGAGCAATTACACAGAGCCAATATTTTACACCGGAGGCAACCTGTTTCGTGCTTTCTCTATCCTCAAAGGAGACAAATTGGTATCAATAAACTGAAAAATGGAGTATTTTTGGACAAGTCTACCTTTCAACTGTCAAAGCAGCCTCGTGGTGATGTCTCT GTCAAGGAATTGCAGGTTCCACGGGCAACTGTTGGCCCAGATGAACCTCATGCAGCAAGTACAGCATGGCCAGATGGTGTCTTAGAGAAACAAGGATTCGATATGCTTGATCCTGAAGTAGAGAGAGCAGAGTTTGAACAGTTTTTGAGTTCTGAACTTCCGTCTCACCCGAAATTGTACAGAGGGCAGCTCAAAAATGGACTTCGCTACCTCATTCTACCTAATAAAGTTCCCCCAAATAG ATTTGAAGCACACATGGAAGTTCATGTGGGATCAATTGATGAGGAAGATGATGAGCAAGGAATTGCTCACATGATTGAACATGTTGCTTTTCTTGGAAGTAAGAAGCGCGAGAAACTTTTGGGGACCGGGGCACGATCAAATGCTTACACAGATTTTCATCATACAGTGTTCCACATCCATTCACCCACTAGCacaaag GGCTCAGAAGGCGATTGTCTTCCAGTGGTCCTAGATGCTCTGAATGAG ATCGCTTTCCATCCCAAGTTTCTTGCTTCGCGAGTTGAGAAAGAAAGACGTGCAATACTGTCAGAGCTACAAATGATGAATACTATAGAATACCGTGTTGATTGCCAG TTGTTACAACACTTGCACTCCGAAAACAAGCTGAGCAAAAGATTCCCAATTGGGCTCGAAGAACAGATCAAGAAATGGGATGCTGATAAAATCAGAAAATTTCATGAACGTTGGTACTTTCCAGCAAATGCCACCTTATACATTGTGGGAGATATAGATAACATTTCACAGACCATTTACCATATTGAA GATGTTTTTGGGCAAACCGAAATGGATAATGAGTCTAATTCAGCACCTAGTCCGAATGCCTTTGGCGCAATGGCTAGTTTTCTAGTTCCCAAGCTGACAGTTGGACTCTCAAGCAATTCCACGCATGATAGGTCATCTGTTTCCTTGGATCAGTCAAAAGCGTTGCGTAAGGAGAGGCATGCAGTCCGGCCTCCTGTTCAGCACAATTGGTCTCTTCCTGGACACAACAACGATACTAAAACACCACAGATATTTCAGCATGAATTACTACAGAATTTCTCAATGAATATGTTTTGCAAG ATTCCCGTGAACAAGGTCCGAACATATGGTGGTTTGAGGAATGTGCTAATGAAGAGGATATTTCTTTCTGCTTTACATTTCCGTATAAACACTCGGTATAAG AGTTCAAATCCTCCATTCACCTCAGTTGAACTGGATCATAGTGACTCTGGAAGGGAAGGGTGTACTGTGACCACTCTCACAGTGACTGCGGAACCTAAAAATTGGCAGAATGCAGTCAAAGTTGCTGTGCAGGAG GTCCGAAGGCTGAAAGAATTCGGTGTCACAAAGGGTGAGTTAGCTCGTTATACGGATGCCTTGCTAAAAGATAGTGAACAGTTAGCTGCTATGATCGACAATGTTTCATCAGTGGATAATCTGGATTTTGTTATGGAGAGCGATGCACTTGGCCATACTGTTATGGATCAAAGACAAGGGCATGAAAGCTTGCTTGCTGTTGCTGGAACCATCACTTTGGAGGAG GTAAATGCCACTGGTGCTGAAGTTTTAGAATATATTTCTGATTTTGGAAAACCATCAGCACCCCTTCCTGCAGCAATTGTTGCATGTGTTCCGTCAAAGGTGCATGTTGAAGGCGGAGGAGAAGCTGAATTCAGAATATCTCCAGAGGAGATTACAACTGCTATCATATCAGGTCTGAAAGAATCAATCGAGCCGGAGCCAGAG CTTGAGGTGCCAACAGAGTTGATCACATCAAAACAACTTGAAGAACTGAGGTTGAAGAGGTGCCCATCCTTTGTGCCGGTGGCGACAAATTCAGATATCACTAAATCCTATGACAATGAAACTGGGATCGTTCAAAGACGTCTTTCAAATGGTATTCCTATAAATTATAAG ATTACAAAAAATGAAGCCAATTGTGGGGTGATGAGACTTATAGTTGGAGGTGGACGGGCAGCAGAAAGTTCTCGTGAAAAAGGATCCGTGATTGTGGGTGTTCGAACTCTGAGTGAAGGGGGCCGTGTTGGTAACTTTTCCAGAGAACAG GTAGAGCTTTTCTGTGTGAATCACCTGATAAATTGCTCACTGGAGTCAACAGAAGAATTTATCTGCATGGAGTTCCGCTTTACTTTACGAGACAATGCAATGCGTGGTGCTTTCCAGTTACTTCATATGGTACTTGAG CATAGCGTTTGGCTGGATGATGCATTTGACCGAGCTAAACAGTTGTACTTGTCATATTACCGCTCTATCCCTAAGAGTTTAGAACGCTCAACTGCCCATAAGCTCATGCTAGCTATGCTAAACGGAGATGAGCGCTTTGTTGAACCAACTCCACATTCATTGCAAAGCTTAACTCTGGAAAGTGTAAGAGCAGCTGTAATGGATCAATTCGTCAGTGACAACATGGAG GTGAGTATCGTTGGAGACTTCTCGGAGGATGATATTGAGTCATGCATTCTTGACTATTTGGGAACTGTCAAACCAACAAAAGGTTTTGAGAAAGCACAGCAATACAGCCCAATCTTGTTTAGCACCTCTCCCTTTGGTTTGCAGCATCAACAA GTATTTTTGAAGGATACAGATGAGAGGGCGTGTGCTTATATTGCCGGCCCTGCACCAAACCGCTGGGGATTTACTTTTGAGGGGAAAGATCTTTTTGAGTCTGTTGGCGATCTCTCTGCAAATGACC ATGAGTTGGAACAAAGCGATATGCACCTACAAGTACGACTCCGTAATCATCCTCTGTTTTATGCCATTGCGATGGGTCTATTGGCTGAGATCATAAACTCCAG GCTTTTCACTACAGTTAGGGACTCTCTTGGACTGACATATGATGTTTCATTTGAACTTAACCTCTTTGACCGCTTGAAGCTTGGGTGGTATGTCATCTCAGTGACTTCAACCCCTGGAAAG GTGCACAAAGCTGTTGATGCTTGCAAGAATGTCCTAAGAGGTCTGCATAGCAACAGGATTGTACCGAGAGAGTTGGACCGG GCAAGACGAACACTGCTTATGCGACATGAAGCTGAAATTAAGTCAAATGCCTATTGGCTTGGATTGTTATCTCATTTACAAGCACCTTCTGTACCTAGGAAG GACATCTCTTGCATCAAAGACCTCACTTTGTTGTACGAAACTGCCACCATTGAAGACATATATGTTGCCTATGAGCAGTTGAAGATAGATGAAAACTCTTTGTACTCTTGCATTGGTATTGCTGGGGCTCAGGCTGGAGAAGATGTTTCTG CCTCATTAGAAGTGGAAGAAACAGATGAGGGCCTTCAAGGTATTGTTCCCATGGGACGTGGGTCATCTACAGTGACGCGTCCAACTacatga
- the LOC107818630 gene encoding stromal processing peptidase, chloroplastic isoform X2, translated as MQATSVIFNSKPILAPIHVYNDSKSSLVVTSQSNCVQRKRSIKLRSHRHSQSRAYLIRNKSVQGRCLHQNVEQLHRANILHRRQPVSCFLYPQRRQIGINKLKNGVFLDKSTFQLSKQPRGDVSVKELQVPRATVGPDEPHAASTAWPDGVLEKQGFDMLDPEVERAEFEQFLSSELPSHPKLYRGQLKNGLRYLILPNKVPPNRFEAHMEVHVGSIDEEDDEQGIAHMIEHVAFLGSKKREKLLGTGARSNAYTDFHHTVFHIHSPTSTKGSEGDCLPVVLDALNEIAFHPKFLASRVEKERRAILSELQMMNTIEYRVDCQLLQHLHSENKLSKRFPIGLEEQIKKWDADKIRKFHERWYFPANATLYIVGDIDNISQTIYHIEDVFGQTEMDNESNSAPSPNAFGAMASFLVPKLTVGLSSNSTHDRSSVSLDQSKALRKERHAVRPPVQHNWSLPGHNNDTKTPQIFQHELLQNFSMNMFCKIPVNKVRTYGGLRNVLMKRIFLSALHFRINTRYKSSNPPFTSVELDHSDSGREGCTVTTLTVTAEPKNWQNAVKVAVQEVRRLKEFGVTKGELARYTDALLKDSEQLAAMIDNVSSVDNLDFVMESDALGHTVMDQRQGHESLLAVAGTITLEEVNATGAEVLEYISDFGKPSAPLPAAIVACVPSKVHVEGGGEAEFRISPEEITTAIISGLKESIEPEPELEVPTELITSKQLEELRLKRCPSFVPVATNSDITKSYDNETGIVQRRLSNGIPINYKITKNEANCGVMRLIVGGGRAAESSREKGSVIVGVRTLSEGGRVGNFSREQVELFCVNHLINCSLESTEEFICMEFRFTLRDNAMRGAFQLLHMVLEHSVWLDDAFDRAKQLYLSYYRSIPKSLERSTAHKLMLAMLNGDERFVEPTPHSLQSLTLESVRAAVMDQFVSDNMEVSIVGDFSEDDIESCILDYLGTVKPTKGFEKAQQYSPILFSTSPFGLQHQQVFLKDTDERACAYIAGPAPNRWGFTFEGKDLFESVGDLSANDHELEQSDMHLQVRLRNHPLFYAIAMGLLAEIINSRLFTTVRDSLGLTYDVSFELNLFDRLKLGWYVISVTSTPGKVHKAVDACKNVLRGLHSNRIVPRELDRARRTLLMRHEAEIKSNAYWLGLLSHLQAPSVPRKDISCIKDLTLLYETATIEDIYVAYEQLKIDENSLYSCIGIAGAQAGEDVSASLEVEETDEGLQGIVPMGRGSSTVTRPTT; from the exons ATGCAAGCAACTTCTGTTATATTCAATAGCAAGCCTATTCTAGCTCCAATTCATGTATACAACGACTCTAAATCGTCTTTGGTGGTAACATCTCAATCCAATTGTGTTCAGCGGAAGAGGAGTATTAAATTGCGTTCTCATAGGCATTCTCAAAGTCGGGCTTATCTCATCCGCAATAAG AGTGTGCAGGGAAGATGTCTTCATCAGAATGTGGAGCAATTACACAGAGCCAATATTTTACACCGGAGGCAACCTGTTTCGTGCTTTCTCTATCCTCAAAGGAGACAAATTGGTATCAATAAACTGAAAAATGGAGTATTTTTGGACAAGTCTACCTTTCAACTGTCAAAGCAGCCTCGTGGTGATGTCTCT GTCAAGGAATTGCAGGTTCCACGGGCAACTGTTGGCCCAGATGAACCTCATGCAGCAAGTACAGCATGGCCAGATGGTGTCTTAGAGAAACAAGGATTCGATATGCTTGATCCTGAAGTAGAGAGAGCAGAGTTTGAACAGTTTTTGAGTTCTGAACTTCCGTCTCACCCGAAATTGTACAGAGGGCAGCTCAAAAATGGACTTCGCTACCTCATTCTACCTAATAAAGTTCCCCCAAATAG ATTTGAAGCACACATGGAAGTTCATGTGGGATCAATTGATGAGGAAGATGATGAGCAAGGAATTGCTCACATGATTGAACATGTTGCTTTTCTTGGAAGTAAGAAGCGCGAGAAACTTTTGGGGACCGGGGCACGATCAAATGCTTACACAGATTTTCATCATACAGTGTTCCACATCCATTCACCCACTAGCacaaag GGCTCAGAAGGCGATTGTCTTCCAGTGGTCCTAGATGCTCTGAATGAG ATCGCTTTCCATCCCAAGTTTCTTGCTTCGCGAGTTGAGAAAGAAAGACGTGCAATACTGTCAGAGCTACAAATGATGAATACTATAGAATACCGTGTTGATTGCCAG TTGTTACAACACTTGCACTCCGAAAACAAGCTGAGCAAAAGATTCCCAATTGGGCTCGAAGAACAGATCAAGAAATGGGATGCTGATAAAATCAGAAAATTTCATGAACGTTGGTACTTTCCAGCAAATGCCACCTTATACATTGTGGGAGATATAGATAACATTTCACAGACCATTTACCATATTGAA GATGTTTTTGGGCAAACCGAAATGGATAATGAGTCTAATTCAGCACCTAGTCCGAATGCCTTTGGCGCAATGGCTAGTTTTCTAGTTCCCAAGCTGACAGTTGGACTCTCAAGCAATTCCACGCATGATAGGTCATCTGTTTCCTTGGATCAGTCAAAAGCGTTGCGTAAGGAGAGGCATGCAGTCCGGCCTCCTGTTCAGCACAATTGGTCTCTTCCTGGACACAACAACGATACTAAAACACCACAGATATTTCAGCATGAATTACTACAGAATTTCTCAATGAATATGTTTTGCAAG ATTCCCGTGAACAAGGTCCGAACATATGGTGGTTTGAGGAATGTGCTAATGAAGAGGATATTTCTTTCTGCTTTACATTTCCGTATAAACACTCGGTATAAG AGTTCAAATCCTCCATTCACCTCAGTTGAACTGGATCATAGTGACTCTGGAAGGGAAGGGTGTACTGTGACCACTCTCACAGTGACTGCGGAACCTAAAAATTGGCAGAATGCAGTCAAAGTTGCTGTGCAGGAG GTCCGAAGGCTGAAAGAATTCGGTGTCACAAAGGGTGAGTTAGCTCGTTATACGGATGCCTTGCTAAAAGATAGTGAACAGTTAGCTGCTATGATCGACAATGTTTCATCAGTGGATAATCTGGATTTTGTTATGGAGAGCGATGCACTTGGCCATACTGTTATGGATCAAAGACAAGGGCATGAAAGCTTGCTTGCTGTTGCTGGAACCATCACTTTGGAGGAG GTAAATGCCACTGGTGCTGAAGTTTTAGAATATATTTCTGATTTTGGAAAACCATCAGCACCCCTTCCTGCAGCAATTGTTGCATGTGTTCCGTCAAAGGTGCATGTTGAAGGCGGAGGAGAAGCTGAATTCAGAATATCTCCAGAGGAGATTACAACTGCTATCATATCAGGTCTGAAAGAATCAATCGAGCCGGAGCCAGAG CTTGAGGTGCCAACAGAGTTGATCACATCAAAACAACTTGAAGAACTGAGGTTGAAGAGGTGCCCATCCTTTGTGCCGGTGGCGACAAATTCAGATATCACTAAATCCTATGACAATGAAACTGGGATCGTTCAAAGACGTCTTTCAAATGGTATTCCTATAAATTATAAG ATTACAAAAAATGAAGCCAATTGTGGGGTGATGAGACTTATAGTTGGAGGTGGACGGGCAGCAGAAAGTTCTCGTGAAAAAGGATCCGTGATTGTGGGTGTTCGAACTCTGAGTGAAGGGGGCCGTGTTGGTAACTTTTCCAGAGAACAG GTAGAGCTTTTCTGTGTGAATCACCTGATAAATTGCTCACTGGAGTCAACAGAAGAATTTATCTGCATGGAGTTCCGCTTTACTTTACGAGACAATGCAATGCGTGGTGCTTTCCAGTTACTTCATATGGTACTTGAG CATAGCGTTTGGCTGGATGATGCATTTGACCGAGCTAAACAGTTGTACTTGTCATATTACCGCTCTATCCCTAAGAGTTTAGAACGCTCAACTGCCCATAAGCTCATGCTAGCTATGCTAAACGGAGATGAGCGCTTTGTTGAACCAACTCCACATTCATTGCAAAGCTTAACTCTGGAAAGTGTAAGAGCAGCTGTAATGGATCAATTCGTCAGTGACAACATGGAG GTGAGTATCGTTGGAGACTTCTCGGAGGATGATATTGAGTCATGCATTCTTGACTATTTGGGAACTGTCAAACCAACAAAAGGTTTTGAGAAAGCACAGCAATACAGCCCAATCTTGTTTAGCACCTCTCCCTTTGGTTTGCAGCATCAACAA GTATTTTTGAAGGATACAGATGAGAGGGCGTGTGCTTATATTGCCGGCCCTGCACCAAACCGCTGGGGATTTACTTTTGAGGGGAAAGATCTTTTTGAGTCTGTTGGCGATCTCTCTGCAAATGACC ATGAGTTGGAACAAAGCGATATGCACCTACAAGTACGACTCCGTAATCATCCTCTGTTTTATGCCATTGCGATGGGTCTATTGGCTGAGATCATAAACTCCAG GCTTTTCACTACAGTTAGGGACTCTCTTGGACTGACATATGATGTTTCATTTGAACTTAACCTCTTTGACCGCTTGAAGCTTGGGTGGTATGTCATCTCAGTGACTTCAACCCCTGGAAAG GTGCACAAAGCTGTTGATGCTTGCAAGAATGTCCTAAGAGGTCTGCATAGCAACAGGATTGTACCGAGAGAGTTGGACCGG GCAAGACGAACACTGCTTATGCGACATGAAGCTGAAATTAAGTCAAATGCCTATTGGCTTGGATTGTTATCTCATTTACAAGCACCTTCTGTACCTAGGAAG GACATCTCTTGCATCAAAGACCTCACTTTGTTGTACGAAACTGCCACCATTGAAGACATATATGTTGCCTATGAGCAGTTGAAGATAGATGAAAACTCTTTGTACTCTTGCATTGGTATTGCTGGGGCTCAGGCTGGAGAAGATGTTTCTG CCTCATTAGAAGTGGAAGAAACAGATGAGGGCCTTCAAGGTATTGTTCCCATGGGACGTGGGTCATCTACAGTGACGCGTCCAACTacatga